A window of the Streptomyces finlayi genome harbors these coding sequences:
- a CDS encoding RNA-guided endonuclease InsQ/TnpB family protein gives MIRAYKFLMRPTVGQAIALGEMLRDHCSLYNGALQERRDAYRHTSKTSIKYGQQSAQLKDIRTFDPDRHGRWSFSSQQSTLRRLDKAFAAFFRRIKSGETPGYPRFRGANWFDTVDFPRDGDGCRWDSTPNDPVTRVRLQGVGHVKVNQHRPVAGKVKTVSVKRQGRKWFVVLTAEQTAPKPLPATGSVVGIDLGIANFLADSNGGFVPNPRHGRTAAAKLDAAQQALGRFPRVRRNKRSANHRRAVEKVAELHGKTRRQRLDHAHKTALALVREHDVIAHEDLKIRNMAKAPAPKPDPATPGSFLPNGAASKAGLNRSVNDAGWGVFLTILHAKAESAGRDVIAVDPRNTSRRCPECGHTAKENRLTQEKFHCVVCGHTAHADTVGALNVLRAGLVRREAQPA, from the coding sequence CGTACAAGTTCCTCATGCGGCCCACCGTCGGCCAGGCGATCGCGCTGGGCGAGATGCTGCGGGATCACTGCTCCCTGTACAACGGGGCGTTACAGGAACGCCGCGACGCATACCGGCACACTTCGAAGACGAGCATCAAGTACGGGCAGCAGTCCGCCCAGCTCAAGGACATCCGGACGTTCGACCCGGACCGTCACGGCCGGTGGTCGTTCTCCTCGCAGCAGAGCACCTTGCGCCGGCTGGACAAGGCGTTCGCCGCCTTCTTCCGCCGCATCAAGTCCGGGGAGACGCCCGGCTACCCGCGCTTTCGCGGGGCGAACTGGTTCGACACGGTGGACTTCCCCAGGGACGGCGACGGCTGCCGCTGGGACTCCACCCCGAACGACCCCGTCACCCGCGTCCGCCTGCAAGGAGTCGGACACGTCAAGGTCAACCAGCACCGGCCGGTGGCCGGCAAGGTCAAGACCGTCAGCGTCAAGCGCCAGGGCCGCAAGTGGTTCGTCGTCCTGACCGCCGAACAGACCGCACCGAAACCGCTGCCCGCAACGGGCAGCGTGGTCGGCATCGACCTGGGCATAGCCAACTTCCTCGCTGACTCCAACGGTGGGTTCGTACCAAACCCGCGCCACGGCCGGACCGCCGCCGCGAAGCTCGATGCCGCCCAGCAGGCCCTGGGCCGGTTCCCCCGCGTGCGCCGCAACAAGCGCTCCGCCAACCACCGACGGGCGGTGGAGAAGGTCGCCGAGCTGCACGGCAAGACGCGCCGTCAGCGCCTGGACCACGCGCACAAGACGGCTCTTGCCCTCGTGCGGGAACACGACGTCATCGCGCATGAAGACCTCAAGATCCGCAACATGGCCAAGGCCCCCGCGCCGAAGCCGGACCCGGCCACTCCAGGCAGTTTCCTTCCCAACGGGGCCGCCTCGAAAGCCGGACTCAACCGATCGGTCAACGATGCCGGATGGGGGGTGTTCCTGACGATCCTGCACGCCAAGGCTGAAAGTGCCGGACGGGACGTGATCGCCGTGGACCCCCGCAACACCTCCCGGCGGTGCCCCGAATGCGGGCACACCGCCAAGGAGAACCGGCTCACCCAGGAGAAGTTCCACTGCGTCGTCTGCGGCCACACCGCGCACGCCGACACGGTGGGCGCCCTGAACGTTCTACGGGCCGGGCTGGTCCGTCGCGAAGCCCAACCGGCATAG